One window from the genome of Crassostrea angulata isolate pt1a10 chromosome 2, ASM2561291v2, whole genome shotgun sequence encodes:
- the LOC128172820 gene encoding perlucin-like protein translates to MDISRHLLFVFTIALAKTTAGKVCQKGWAQFKKNCYYFSSGDATFKDAMISCISIGAGLLEFQNKIEETWVDLLIKHRGYTKGVWLGYSDIQKEGRYVSMSNAEELGYNNWHKTEPNNGGGIEHCAAIHVQYVGWVDVHCTAKFNFVCKK, encoded by the exons ATGGATATTTCACGACATTTGTTATTTGTGTTCACCATTGCCCTAGCGAAAACTACTGCAG GTAAAGTTTGTCAAAAAGGATGGGCACAATTTAAGAAAAACTGCTATTATTTTTCATCCGGGGACGCAACATTTAAAGACGCTATG aTATCCTGTATCTCCATTGGTGCTGGTCTGCTGGAATTCCAAAACAAAATAGAAGAGACATGGGTGGATTTACTAATCAAACATAGAG GTTATACTAAAGGTGTCTGGTTGGGATACAGTGACATTCAGAAGGAAGGTCGTTATGTTTCTATGTCCAATGCAGAGGAACTTGGCTACAACAACTGGCATAAAACGGAACCCAACAATGGTGGTGGCATTGAGCACTGTGCTGCTATACATGTCCAATACGTTGGCTGGGTCGATGTCCACTGTAcagcaaaatttaattttgtatgcaAGAAATAA